The Nakaseomyces glabratus chromosome H, complete sequence genome segment AATGGCTCAACAAGGAAGAAAATCGGGAGGCGACCGAACAATGGGGCAATGCCCCTTCCCAGTCAAGCAACTCGAAACTCGAATTTTGCTGATAATCACATGCATCTTGCCCGGGCCTGTGTGAGTCTCTTTAGTCCCTACCTGGCCTTCCATTGTTTCATCATTTGTTTGTGCCCATTGTTTCCAACAAGACCTGCGTCATTTGTTATAGGATAGTATAACCTAGAAATGAACGGTAGATAAGAACCGAGCAACTGAGATGCCATTGTTCTCAATTTGAAACAATGCTAGTGTGCTAAGTGTTGTAAATGCCGGAAGAATTAAGATTCACATGAAAGAGGAAATTTCTGTTCTTAGTCATTGCTTTATAATAGCTAAACTAGAAATAAATGCGAATAAGTGCACCTCCCTCTATCTCTACATCTTGACAcctttttttattccatTTCTGGTCTTGGACCTTCTAATTGTGGACCTTCTATTGGTCATTTAGAGGAATCCCATGTTATAAAGTGGTTGCTTCTTCTGAAAAGCAGCCATATTTAGAACACGTACTGCTATCTGTCTTCAATTTAAAATAACTACAAAAATAGTAGTGTTAAGAAATTGGCGAAACAAAATACAACTGTTGCAACTAAAAGCTCTAATAAGAACAAAGCGAAAATCCGATTCTCGGTTTTTGAAGGGGGCGGCCAAGAGATTTCAGTATTGACCTAACAAGTTAGTAATGGTTTAGTAAGTTATGTATATCCCTTCTTGTAAATTTCTCCTAATCTTTAACACACATGAAAATCATGTAGCGCCCAGTAATTTGCCTgttttgttcattttgCCAATACTAGCGTAATACACCTTGAGTGAACACAGCCATGTGAAAGAGCATGGCAAGAGGCATCATATAATTATTCCAATTGCGCATAAACAACCAGAAATCTTTAGTTCTATAACTAGCTTcttatttgttttcataCTATAATGATGCGATTGCCAACACTCGCCTATGCAAAGCCAAACGCTGTTCTGTTATCACTTCAAAACTAAGAAGGTCACGTCCATACGTCTACAGTGAGTGtatatgaaattttttttttttcaaaattttgaaaaattccAGCTTTCTTAGGCGATGAGCATCGCAATCGATGAGATGATTTAGAAGCACTATTAGCATGCCTTTATTAGCTGTGATCTCGTTTCTTGCCGAAGTGTATTTATTGTTAAGTTAGGTACTTTCTTTCAAGTAGCAAAGCCCTATAGATCAGGAAATATACTTCGCCATGTCTGATATCACTAACGAAAAGAAGCCGCTAAACAGCGACCCAGAGATTTTACTACGTAAGAGAAGAAATGCTGATAGAACTAGACTAGAGAAGCAAGAGCTTGCTCGTCAAAGACAAGAACAGAGAAAGAAGGAGCAGATCAAGAATAAGAAGAAGTTCATCAGAGCTGAGAGTTTGGTTGCTAACTCCCTTGCTACATCtagagagaaagagagaatCAAGAGAATCTCCAAATTGGAGCACAAGAAGTTGAAAGGAGATGTGTCACATTTACCATCTGAGaagaatttcttcttgaaagttACTGAGAAGCCACAAAGTGAAGAAACAGATGACTTGAtcgatgaagatgaagaagatggatTCGAAAGGGAGAAAGTTGCATACAACGGTGAAGAACAGTTACTGTTTGTATTGAGAGTAAAAGGCCCTGTAGCTGCAAGCATCCCACACAAGGCATACAGAATTCTAAGTACTTTAAGGCTTGAAGAAGTGAATACTGCTGTTTTTATCAAACTGACGGAGACTACTTTCTCACTACTGAAGATAATTGCCCCATATGTTATAGTCGGTAAGCCATCATTGAAATCTATTCGTTCCTTGATTCAAAAGAGAAGTAAAATTGTGTACAAGAGagaagatgaggaagaagcTAAAGAAATCATTCTAAATGATAACAACATTGTTGAAGAGAAACTGGGTGACTGCGGTGTTATCTGTATCgatgatattattcatGAAATTGCTACACTTGGAGAAAATTTCACTAAGTGTAACTTCTTCTTGCAACCATTCAAGTTGAACAGAGAAGTATCAGGTTTCTCCTCTCTAaataaattgaagaagctggAACAAAGAGAAGTCGAAAAGAAAACCAGAAAGGTCTCCAATGCTTCTACCGCACCAATTGTCCaaattgatattgatgCATTGATTGCTAAGATCAACTAGGTCTTTTTCAGTAATTTTCTTCCTTTATTTCTACAGGTTTTAATTTCATTGCCTTTTTTGGTTGAAATTCAACAGTAAAGTACACTTTAGATTTTAACATCCATTATTCACCAGCTTTATAGATACATTTTATAAGGCTTCAAGTCATATAGCGTTTAAATTTCCATATGTATATTAGAATACACTAAGAACTTTCATTTTTACATATaattttttccaaattcCCATCCTTTTTACCAATAGATAGCGGTTTAATATAAGGtttcaacaagaaatattttgtgaaaatcaaaagttAATAGTTTCACTGTCGAAAATATGAAAGTTTAAGTTTTCAGTTCATCCCATTGTAGTTATCAAATTTCTGTGTTTCCCGTATATGTGTGCTCTGTATTCATCGCTATCTTGAAACTGGTTATGATCGTTGCGCATGTGACCTGTATCGCTCAAAAGAGCCCGGCACCGGTACCGGGCAAAAGCCCCTAGCAAGCTAAAATGATTCAACTTTCGTAGTAATTTGTTCAACCGGTCACAGTAAAGTCAATGACTAACTTTTGAATCGAGGATGTATTTCCAATTGAAAGCaatgtatatataaaccATTGTGTTGAAGCTTGTCTTACAGTTTTCTTGTATCCTCCCATTGTTCATATAGTACTTAAAGTACCATAATCCTTAAAGAACAAACTTGAAAGAGAATACACTATACACAACtaataaataaagaataatcATGGCTGTGACCAAGACAATTGTAGTTCTACCAGGTGACCATGTTGGTCAAGAAATCACTGAAGAGGCCATTAAAGTTTTAAATGCTATTCAGGAATGTCGTCCAGACAAGGtcaatttcaagtttgATCATCATTTGATCGGTGGTGCTGCAATTGATGCCACTGGTGTTCCATTACCAGACGAAGCTTTGGAGGCCTCTAAGAAAGCTGATGCCGTGCTTCTGGGTGCTGTTGGTGGTCCAAAATGGGGTACTGGCGCTGTCAGACCAGAACAAGGTCTTTTGAAAATCCGTAAGGAGTTGCAATTGTATGCTAATCTAAGACCATGTAATTTTGCATCTGATTCCTTACTAGATCTATCGCCATTGAAGCCTGAAATTGCAAGAGGTACAGATTTCGTCGTTGTTAGAGAACTAGTGGGTGGTATTTATTTCGGGGAgagaaaagaagatgaaggtGATGGTGTCGCCTGGGATAGCGAAAAGTATTCTGTGCCCGAAGTTCAAAGAATCACTAGAATGGCTGCTTTCATGGCTCTGCAACACAACCCACCTTTACCTATTTGGTCTCTAGATAAAGCCAACGTTCTAGCATCATCAAGATTATGGAGAAAAACAGTGGAAGAGACGATTAAGAATGAATTCCCACAATTGACTGTTCAACATCAATTGATTGATTCCGCTGCTATGATCTTGGTTAAGAACCCAACTCATCTAAATGGTATTATTATCACAAACAATATGTTTGGTGATATTATCTCCGATGAAGCCTCCGTGATCCCAGGTTCGTTAGGATTACTTCCATCTGCCTCCTTGGCATCTCTTCCAGATAAGAATACGGCATTTGGTTTATATGAGCCATGTCATGGCTCTGCTCCAGACTTACCAAAGGGAAAGGTTAACCCCGTAGCAACAATCCTATCTGCTGCTATGATGTTGAAGTTGTCTCTGGACCTGTTCGAAGAAGGTGAAATTATAGAACAAGCAGTCAAGAAAGTGTTGGATTCTGGTATCAGAACAGCGGATCTAAAGGGTACCAACTCTACTACTGAGGTCGGTGATGCAGTAGCGAAAGCTGTCAGGGAACTATTAGCTTAGACTTAGTAGATGTACAGTTGCATACATAAGTCTGAACAGAAAGAAGTAAATATCATATCTAGTTCGGTTTAGAAATCAGTGACTATATTGGTTTTGACCAGATCGCAATCCTTGCAAGCATTTAGTAATGACTATCAAACCGGTGAATCATCTGATAAGGCTATATTAGCTTGTGCATTCGCATGTATCGGGAAACGAACTTTACGTAAATCCGCATAATGactattaaataaaaatacgTATTTTTATAATGATTTATTAGATAACATATCAAAAAACTGTTATTTTAGTGTCCATTATTATTAACATGATAGGGAATAAAACGCTCAAATATGATCCTATAGAAAGGATGTCTTGAAGTGAAAATGACAATGCTGTTTTATCGATTTGCTTTGGAAGCCTTAGTGACTGTAATGTAAGATGTTATGAATAATTAATCTAATGGCCAGACCATTGGATGGAATTCAAATCGATACCTTCTTGTACCATTTCCCATAGAGGAGATAGTTCTCTCAAGAACTTCACTCTCTCAGTGATGGCTTTTAAAACGTAATCCACTTCCTCTTCGGTGGTGAATCTACCAATACCGAAACGGATAGAAGAGTGAGCTAAAGCGTCATCTTTACCCAAAGCATGTAGGACATATGATGGTTCTAAAGATGCAGATGTGCATGCAGAACCAGATGAAAGTGCAATATCCCTCAAGGCCATTAGTAAAGACTCACCTTCAACGTAAGCAAATGAGACATTTACACAACCTGGATAACGCTTTTCAGCTGAACCATTTAGTGAGGTATGTTCCAGACTCAACAGACCGTTTACAAGTTTTGATGACAGTTTGTCAATGTGCGCTATGTCGGCATTGTATTCTTCGTGCATTAGTCTGGCGGCTTCACCGAAACCGGCAACTAGGGGAGGAGCTAAGGTTCCCGATCTCAAACCTCTTTCTTGACCACCACCAGACAGTAGTGGCTCAAGTCTTACTCTTGGTCTTCTTCTAACATACAGCGCACCAATACCCTTTGGACCATAAATCTTGTGCGAAGACACGGACAGCAAGTCAATGTTCATTTCATTAACGTCTATTGGGACTTTACCGTAAGCTTGAGCTGCATCTGTgtgaaaatatattttgttctttctaCACAAGGCACCTATCTCTTTTAATGGTTGCATGACAccaatttcattattgacAGCCATAACTGAAACTAGACAAGTATCTGGCCTGATGGCctcttcaagttctttcATATCGATGAGACCTTGGTTGTCGACACTCAAAAATGTCACATCAAACCCTTCGTTAATCATACCTCTTGCTGCTTCCAATGCGCACTTGTGTTCCGTCCTTGTTGTGATAATATGCTTCTTGGTCTTCTTATAAAACCTTCCTACACCTTTGATGGCCAAGTTATTGGATTCAGTGGCACCTGAGGTGAATATTATTTCCTTTGGATCAGCGCGGATCACCTTGGCTACATGGTCCCTGGCGGTCTCAACCTCTTTGTTGGTCTCCCAACCATAGGCATGCGTGTTAGAATGAGGGTTACCATAAAGACCTGTGTAGAACTTAAGCATCACGTCCAGGACACGAGGATCCGTAGGCGTCGTGGCCTGCATGTCCATATATATAGGCCTTGTACCGTACCCACTGTCCTCTTTGTAAGCATGGTGTAAGACTGTCTCCCCGCTCTTCAACACCTCATCTCCAGACTGACCTTGAGCAGAAGCCCTAACATCAGCCTGCTCCTTTGCAGCAGCTTGAATATCTGTGTGTGTCTCAAGAGAAACGTTGTCAGTCATCTTGATAGCCTTCGCAGCTGCTGCTGCGGCACCCAAAGTAGCACCCGGGGTATACCTTCTGACATGTCTGCCCGCAGCAGACATCATGAAGGGCACAACTCTTAGTCTGCTAATCATGTCTTCTGTGTTATTAGTTTGTACTTTCCAGTTGTAGTTTAGAAGAAGCGTTGCTCTGTAATCGAAACTCGCTATCTAACCTATGTGCGCTGGACTGTTTTCTTGCTTCCAGCGAAAAGGTATCAAACTTATGAAACTCAGTCCGAAGCCTATTTATACTCAAAGAAGTTATTAATCAGCAAGGGCCCAGAGTCCCACCAGGACAGAACGAACTCCAGATGTGATGACGAAGAACAATTGTCATCCCAAAGGGCTTCAACTAGGTGATTCCTGCATCGGTTTCCCCAGTTGTGAGTGAAAAAACTAGCAAAATGACAAAAGTTGCTGGAAAATTGTGATTTGAGACACCCCCAATCGGACATCAAAATTGTGCAGTTAAAGAGCACTGTGGGTGCTCATCTCGAAGTTGCAATGATGAGACCAGTGTGGCGATGCTGAATGGGTTTCTTATATCGTTGCTGAGCGGTGCTGCTGCCGGTACTTCCACCGACCTTGTGTTCTTTCCGATTGACACTTTGAAGACTAGGTTGCAAGCTAAAGGCGGGTTCTTCAGGAACGGTGGGTATCGGGGAGTGTACCGGGGTCTTGGGAGTGCTGTGGTTGCCTCTGCGCCTGGTGCGTCGCTATTCTTTATCACATATGATACTTGTAAAGCTGAGACGCGGGGCTTCTTTAGAGGGTTGCTTCCATCTAGCAACGTTGCCGATGTAGTGACGCATATGTTCTCTTCCTCGATGGGTGAGATAGCTGCCTGCATGGTCAGAGTCCCCGCCGAAGTGGTCAAGCAGAGGTCGCAGACCCATGCGTCGCACTCCTCTTGGGAGACCCTGAGGgagattttgaagaatgagaaCGGTGAAGGTGTGCGGAGGAACTTGTATCGCGGTTGGTCTACCACGATCATGAGGGAAATCCCCTTCACTTGTATTCAGTTCCCCTTGTATGAATACATGAAGAAGGTCTGGGCCGAATTAGACGA includes the following:
- the RLP7 gene encoding Rlp7p (CAGL0H03773g~Ortholog(s) have mRNA binding activity); this translates as MSDITNEKKPLNSDPEILLRKRRNADRTRLEKQELARQRQEQRKKEQIKNKKKFIRAESLVANSLATSREKERIKRISKLEHKKLKGDVSHLPSEKNFFLKVTEKPQSEETDDLIDEDEEDGFEREKVAYNGEEQLLFVLRVKGPVAASIPHKAYRILSTLRLEEVNTAVFIKLTETTFSLLKIIAPYVIVGKPSLKSIRSLIQKRSKIVYKREDEEEAKEIILNDNNIVEEKLGDCGVICIDDIIHEIATLGENFTKCNFFLQPFKLNREVSGFSSLNKLKKLEQREVEKKTRKVSNASTAPIVQIDIDALIAKIN
- the PET8 gene encoding Pet8p (CAGL0H03839g~Ortholog(s) have S-adenosyl-L-methionine transmembrane transporter activity, role in S-adenosyl-L-methionine transport and mitochondrion localization) — its product is MLNGFLISLLSGAAAGTSTDLVFFPIDTLKTRLQAKGGFFRNGGYRGVYRGLGSAVVASAPGASLFFITYDTCKAETRGFFRGLLPSSNVADVVTHMFSSSMGEIAACMVRVPAEVVKQRSQTHASHSSWETLREILKNENGEGVRRNLYRGWSTTIMREIPFTCIQFPLYEYMKKVWAELDESDRVEPWKGAVCGSIAGGIAAATTTPLDFLKTRLMLCKKSIPLGTLVSTIYKEEGFKVFFSGVGPRTMWISAGGAIFLGIYETVHSLLSTNKKPTRNEA
- the NFS1 gene encoding cysteine desulfurase (CAGL0H03817g~Ortholog(s) have role in tRNA wobble position uridine thiolation and mitochondrion localization) produces the protein MISRLRVVPFMMSAAGRHVRRYTPGATLGAAAAAAKAIKMTDNVSLETHTDIQAAAKEQADVRASAQGQSGDEVLKSGETVLHHAYKEDSGYGTRPIYMDMQATTPTDPRVLDVMLKFYTGLYGNPHSNTHAYGWETNKEVETARDHVAKVIRADPKEIIFTSGATESNNLAIKGVGRFYKKTKKHIITTRTEHKCALEAARGMINEGFDVTFLSVDNQGLIDMKELEEAIRPDTCLVSVMAVNNEIGVMQPLKEIGALCRKNKIYFHTDAAQAYGKVPIDVNEMNIDLLSVSSHKIYGPKGIGALYVRRRPRVRLEPLLSGGGQERGLRSGTLAPPLVAGFGEAARLMHEEYNADIAHIDKLSSKLVNGLLSLEHTSLNGSAEKRYPGCVNVSFAYVEGESLLMALRDIALSSGSACTSASLEPSYVLHALGKDDALAHSSIRFGIGRFTTEEEVDYVLKAITERVKFLRELSPLWEMVQEGIDLNSIQWSGH
- the LEU2 gene encoding 3-isopropylmalate dehydrogenase (CAGL0H03795g~3-isopropylmalate dehydrogenase) yields the protein MAVTKTIVVLPGDHVGQEITEEAIKVLNAIQECRPDKVNFKFDHHLIGGAAIDATGVPLPDEALEASKKADAVLLGAVGGPKWGTGAVRPEQGLLKIRKELQLYANLRPCNFASDSLLDLSPLKPEIARGTDFVVVRELVGGIYFGERKEDEGDGVAWDSEKYSVPEVQRITRMAAFMALQHNPPLPIWSLDKANVLASSRLWRKTVEETIKNEFPQLTVQHQLIDSAAMILVKNPTHLNGIIITNNMFGDIISDEASVIPGSLGLLPSASLASLPDKNTAFGLYEPCHGSAPDLPKGKVNPVATILSAAMMLKLSLDLFEEGEIIEQAVKKVLDSGIRTADLKGTNSTTEVGDAVAKAVRELLA